A genomic window from Acidobacteriota bacterium includes:
- a CDS encoding MgtC/SapB family protein, translating into MDEISLPADVWALAGRLVIATLLGAAVGLNREMSLKPAGLRTHALVSLGAALMMLTGLLLTSAEQGDAAAPGRVIQGIVAGVGFIGGGVILHRADLRGVHGLTTAASIWIVAATGIAVGAGLWRAAVIAVLLSLLILTLGGPIDRVVRRTRGDRSDDD; encoded by the coding sequence ATGGATGAAATCTCGCTTCCCGCCGATGTGTGGGCGCTCGCCGGCCGGCTGGTCATTGCGACGCTGCTCGGCGCGGCCGTGGGCCTGAACCGGGAGATGTCGCTGAAGCCGGCCGGGTTGCGCACGCACGCGCTCGTCTCGCTCGGCGCGGCCCTCATGATGCTGACCGGCTTGCTGCTGACGTCGGCCGAGCAAGGCGATGCGGCGGCGCCCGGCCGCGTCATCCAGGGCATCGTCGCCGGCGTCGGCTTCATCGGCGGCGGCGTCATCCTCCATCGCGCCGACCTTCGAGGCGTGCACGGGCTCACGACGGCCGCGTCGATCTGGATTGTCGCGGCGACGGGGATCGCGGTCGGCGCCGGCCTCTGGCGCGCGGCCGTCATCGCCGTGCTGCTGTCGCTGCTGATCCTGACGTTGGGCGGTCCGATCGATCGCGTCGTGCGTCGCACGCGCGGCGATCGATCGGACGACGACTGA
- a CDS encoding AI-2E family transporter translates to MRDAFASVRPWITFAGCVLVVAVLYWAQAILIPLALALLITFVLAPLVARLQSWMGRVPAVLVVVVLLFTGLGGIGWALANQVAHLAADLPGYRDNIREKIADVRAASRGGSVEKVQETLKDIQTEVVRTEERKGTPAQPVIVRSEQVATLWGFPDWLSPLFGPLSTAGFVAVMVIFMLLEREDLRGRVIGLIGHGHLAVTTKAFEEASRRVSRQLLMQALVNTIYGACVGAALAFIGVPYPLFWAALGAALRFIPYVGPIIAAGGPLLVALAALPGWRQPLEVVIVLVVLELFTNLVLETMLYAGAAGVSQVALLVAVAFWTWLWGPMGLLMATPLTVCVVVLGKHVPGLYFLSTLMADAPALSPEFRYYQRLLARDQSEAAELVDRYVVDQGFDRVFDGLLLPAVSYAEYDRGRDRLSDEDEAAVVEATRDLLSDLGSRPRGPAAAARDAASALAQEPSGAPPPLRVLAYPVSGAPDAVAVAMLQLLLPGTGITLDVVAAPTLVAEVVALAQRGGYAAVCVAELARSAPSKSRYLVKKLHAALPDVRIVVGRWAPPDLADDGTAALMAAGATHVTSTLIETRDRLSELARVAAAVAPVRATA, encoded by the coding sequence GCTCGCCCTGCTGATCACCTTCGTGCTCGCGCCGCTCGTCGCGCGTCTTCAGAGCTGGATGGGACGCGTGCCGGCCGTGCTGGTGGTCGTCGTGCTGCTCTTCACCGGCCTTGGGGGCATCGGCTGGGCGCTCGCGAACCAGGTCGCGCACCTGGCGGCGGACCTGCCCGGGTACCGCGACAACATCCGGGAGAAGATCGCCGACGTGCGCGCCGCGAGCCGCGGCGGCTCGGTCGAGAAGGTCCAGGAGACGCTGAAGGACATCCAGACGGAGGTCGTCCGAACAGAGGAGCGAAAGGGCACGCCGGCGCAACCGGTGATCGTACGGTCCGAGCAGGTCGCGACTCTCTGGGGATTCCCTGATTGGCTCAGCCCGCTCTTCGGTCCGCTGTCGACGGCGGGCTTCGTGGCCGTGATGGTCATCTTCATGCTGCTCGAGCGCGAAGATCTGCGAGGGCGGGTGATCGGCCTCATCGGCCACGGTCATCTGGCCGTCACGACGAAGGCGTTCGAGGAAGCCAGCAGGCGGGTGAGCCGGCAATTGCTGATGCAGGCGCTGGTGAACACCATCTACGGTGCCTGTGTGGGCGCAGCGCTCGCGTTCATCGGGGTGCCCTACCCGCTGTTCTGGGCGGCGCTCGGCGCGGCGCTCCGCTTCATTCCGTACGTGGGACCGATCATCGCGGCGGGCGGCCCGCTGCTCGTCGCGCTCGCCGCGCTCCCGGGCTGGCGCCAGCCGCTCGAAGTCGTCATCGTCCTCGTCGTCCTCGAGCTGTTCACGAACCTCGTGCTGGAGACGATGCTGTATGCCGGCGCGGCGGGCGTCTCGCAGGTGGCGCTGCTCGTCGCGGTCGCGTTCTGGACGTGGCTGTGGGGCCCGATGGGACTGCTGATGGCGACGCCGCTCACCGTCTGCGTGGTCGTCCTCGGCAAGCACGTCCCCGGGCTGTACTTCCTCTCGACGCTGATGGCCGACGCGCCGGCGCTCTCGCCCGAGTTCCGCTATTACCAGCGGCTGCTCGCACGGGATCAGAGCGAGGCGGCCGAGCTGGTCGACCGTTACGTTGTCGATCAAGGGTTCGATCGCGTGTTCGACGGGTTGCTGCTGCCCGCGGTGAGCTACGCCGAGTACGACCGGGGGAGAGACCGGCTGTCGGACGAGGACGAAGCCGCGGTGGTGGAGGCGACCCGCGACCTTCTCAGTGACCTCGGCAGCCGGCCGCGCGGTCCTGCAGCCGCGGCGCGGGACGCCGCGTCGGCCCTCGCGCAGGAACCGTCCGGCGCCCCGCCGCCGCTGCGCGTGCTGGCCTACCCCGTGAGCGGCGCACCGGACGCCGTGGCGGTCGCGATGCTGCAACTGCTGCTGCCTGGCACCGGCATCACGCTCGACGTCGTCGCGGCGCCCACGCTCGTGGCCGAGGTGGTCGCGCTGGCGCAGCGGGGCGGATACGCGGCCGTCTGCGTCGCGGAGCTGGCACGGAGCGCGCCCTCCAAGTCCCGCTACCTCGTCAAGAAGCTGCATGCCGCGCTGCCCGACGTGCGGATCGTCGTGGGCCGCTGGGCGCCGCCCGATCTGGCTGACGACGGCACGGCCGCGCTGATGGCGGCGGGTGCGACACACGTCACCTCGACGCTCATCGAGACGCGCGACCGGCTGTCCGAGCTCGCCCGCGTGGCCGCTGCCGTCGCGCCCGTGCGCGCGACGGCGTAA
- a CDS encoding TIGR00266 family protein: MAGMHEIDYRIIGEDLQYVEVELDPNEATVAEAGSMMYMDDGIEMETVFGDGSQKQSGFMGALMGAGKRLLTGESLFMTVFLNRTAQKRRIAFGAPYPGRIVPVHLSEIGGELIAQKDSFLAAAKGVSIGIAFQRKLGVGLFGGEGFIMQRLQGDGWAFVHAGGMLTERTLASGELIRVDTGCIVALQPSVSYDIEYVGKIKTALFGGEGLFFATLRGPGRVWLQSLPLSRLANRIVSAVPGITRGGREEGSVLGALGGLLDGDN; the protein is encoded by the coding sequence ATGGCAGGAATGCACGAGATCGACTACCGGATCATCGGCGAGGACCTTCAGTACGTCGAAGTGGAGCTCGACCCCAACGAGGCCACGGTCGCCGAAGCCGGCAGCATGATGTACATGGACGACGGCATCGAGATGGAGACCGTCTTCGGCGATGGCTCGCAGAAGCAGAGCGGGTTCATGGGCGCCCTCATGGGTGCCGGCAAGCGCCTGCTCACGGGCGAATCGCTGTTCATGACGGTGTTCCTGAACCGCACTGCCCAGAAGCGCCGCATCGCGTTCGGCGCGCCGTATCCCGGCCGCATCGTGCCGGTGCACCTCTCCGAAATCGGCGGCGAGCTCATCGCGCAGAAGGATTCGTTTCTCGCCGCCGCCAAGGGCGTCAGCATCGGCATTGCGTTCCAGCGGAAGCTCGGCGTGGGATTGTTCGGCGGCGAAGGGTTCATCATGCAGCGCCTGCAGGGGGATGGGTGGGCGTTCGTGCACGCCGGCGGCATGCTCACCGAACGGACGCTCGCGTCCGGCGAGCTCATCCGCGTCGACACCGGCTGCATCGTCGCGCTGCAGCCGTCGGTGAGCTATGACATCGAGTACGTGGGAAAGATCAAGACGGCGCTCTTCGGCGGCGAGGGTCTGTTCTTCGCGACGCTGCGCGGTCCGGGCAGGGTCTGGCTCCAGTCGCTTCCGCTGAGCCGGCTCGCCAACCGGATCGTCTCGGCCGTGCCGGGCATCACGCGCGGCGGCCGGGAGGAAGGGTCGGTTCTCGGCGCGCTCGGCGGCTTGCTCGACGGCGACAACTGA
- a CDS encoding PilT/PilU family type 4a pilus ATPase: MLHGREHVSDLIFSPGRAPQVEVRGELVELRFRGFEQLTPQQIAELAGDLIAGHPVAAEQLQRDGSADLSYVLPGVARFRVNIFRQRGTFAIVMRVIPMRIPGFAELGLPEQLGAIVGLRHGIVLVTGPTGSGKSSTLAAIIDRMNDERAIHIITIEDPVEFLHAHKKATIHQRELYSDTPSFSTALRAALREAPKVILVGEMRDRETIEIALEASETGHLVLSTLHTIDASKTIERIVGVFPLGDQQGIRTRLSKAFEYILSQRLVPRQDRPGRVAVVEILKATLRTREYVQNGEGDGKTLLDAMRVGQEDGMQHFDGELERLIRAGVVSADVAMTYATNPHNLRLEIADYLDEQREARAAAS; encoded by the coding sequence ATGCTCCACGGCCGCGAGCACGTGAGCGACCTCATCTTCTCGCCGGGACGAGCGCCGCAGGTCGAAGTGCGGGGCGAGCTCGTGGAGCTGCGCTTCCGCGGGTTCGAACAGCTCACCCCGCAGCAGATCGCGGAGCTCGCCGGCGATCTCATCGCCGGTCATCCCGTCGCGGCCGAGCAGCTTCAGCGAGACGGATCCGCCGATCTGTCGTACGTCCTGCCCGGCGTGGCCAGGTTCCGCGTCAACATCTTTCGCCAGCGCGGCACGTTCGCGATCGTCATGCGGGTCATCCCGATGCGGATTCCAGGCTTCGCGGAGCTCGGGCTTCCCGAGCAGCTCGGCGCGATCGTCGGCCTGCGCCACGGCATCGTGCTCGTCACCGGGCCGACCGGCTCCGGCAAGTCGTCCACGCTCGCGGCCATCATCGATCGGATGAACGACGAGCGCGCGATTCACATCATCACGATCGAAGATCCCGTCGAGTTCCTCCACGCGCACAAGAAGGCCACGATTCACCAGCGCGAGCTCTACAGCGACACGCCGTCGTTCAGCACGGCGCTCCGTGCCGCGCTGCGCGAAGCGCCCAAGGTGATCCTCGTCGGCGAGATGCGCGACCGCGAGACGATCGAGATCGCCCTCGAGGCGTCGGAGACCGGGCACCTCGTGCTGTCGACGCTGCACACCATCGACGCCTCCAAGACGATCGAGCGCATCGTCGGCGTGTTCCCTCTGGGCGACCAGCAGGGCATCCGCACGAGGCTGTCGAAGGCGTTTGAGTACATCCTCTCGCAGCGGCTCGTCCCGCGGCAGGACCGGCCGGGACGCGTGGCCGTCGTCGAGATCCTCAAGGCCACGCTGCGCACGCGCGAGTACGTCCAGAACGGTGAGGGCGACGGCAAGACGCTGCTCGATGCGATGCGCGTCGGCCAGGAGGACGGCATGCAGCACTTCGACGGCGAGCTCGAACGGCTGATCCGCGCCGGCGTCGTGTCGGCCGACGTGGCGATGACGTACGCGACGAACCCGCACAATCTCCGGCTCGAGATCGCCGACTATCTCGACGAACAACGCGAGGCGCGGGCCGCCGCGTCGTAG
- a CDS encoding alpha/beta hydrolase: MRDTRFVAASSLALILLVVLAVIWFGQRSLMYFPSSDLPAPADVGLPGAEAVEFRTEDGLDLAGWFVEPAGPPSGYTVLVCHGNAGNRGHRAPLAARLSRLGAAVLLFDYRGYGGNPGLPFEAGLARDARAALRYLKERTDVDPRRIVFFGESLGTGVAVRLAAEDPPAALILRSPFTSFVEVAAHHYPFLPARWLLRDRFASIDRIAKIVSPTLVIAGDADEIVPLADSEALFARVPAPKRLVIVRDAGHNDDVLMWGPQVIGAIADWLGLQSSAPPATGHDQRES; the protein is encoded by the coding sequence ATGCGCGACACTCGTTTCGTGGCTGCGTCGTCGCTCGCGCTGATCCTGCTCGTGGTCCTGGCCGTCATCTGGTTCGGCCAGCGTTCGCTGATGTACTTCCCGTCGAGCGATCTGCCGGCTCCGGCCGACGTGGGATTGCCGGGCGCGGAGGCCGTCGAGTTCCGCACGGAGGACGGCCTGGATCTCGCCGGCTGGTTCGTCGAGCCGGCCGGTCCACCGTCGGGCTACACGGTGCTCGTCTGCCACGGCAACGCCGGCAATCGTGGCCACCGGGCGCCGCTCGCGGCACGCCTGTCGCGCCTCGGCGCCGCCGTGCTGCTCTTCGACTATCGCGGCTACGGCGGCAACCCGGGACTGCCGTTCGAGGCCGGCCTCGCGCGCGATGCGCGCGCAGCCCTCCGATATCTCAAAGAACGCACAGACGTGGATCCACGGCGGATCGTCTTCTTCGGCGAGTCACTCGGCACGGGCGTCGCGGTGCGTCTTGCCGCCGAAGACCCGCCCGCGGCGCTGATTCTGCGATCGCCGTTCACGTCCTTCGTCGAGGTCGCGGCGCATCACTATCCCTTCCTGCCCGCCCGCTGGCTGCTGCGCGATCGGTTCGCGTCGATCGACCGGATCGCGAAGATCGTGTCGCCGACGCTCGTCATCGCCGGCGATGCCGACGAGATCGTGCCGCTCGCGGACAGCGAGGCCCTCTTCGCCCGAGTACCAGCGCCAAAGCGGCTCGTCATCGTCCGCGACGCCGGCCACAACGACGACGTGCTCATGTGGGGTCCGCAGGTGATCGGTGCCATCGCGGACTGGCTGGGACTGCAGTCCTCAGCGCCGCCGGCGACGGGTCATGACCAACGCGAGTCATGA